One Treponema primitia ZAS-1 genomic window carries:
- a CDS encoding FIST N-terminal domain-containing protein, which yields MIRTSKAFTIEIDDTNAAVGDILSQLDLDHLSKHSVGIITCFPDFISSGVIAALAEKLPFPLAGTTTLAGSTNGAMGEMLLILTVLTSDDVEFSVGLTGPISGEDEKPLRQAWEKAVAGRAEKPALMLSFAPLLLNVSGDFFVEAWSAITDNVPNFGTLAVDNNPDYHEAQTIYGGLAYRDRYVFILCYGKLDPHFFVGGISESKAFRDKGVVTASKGNLLSGVNGVSVAAYLKGLGLETDEKGDITGINSFPFILNYNDGTRPIIRVMFAIAPDGSAVCGGYVPEGATLMVGAITAEEVLTTTEAVLKEALASGKERSWLMFSCVGRFFAQGFNTTAEMEKVESVLGATSFHLAYSGTELCPVYGKNGALTNRSHNDTMVICVL from the coding sequence ATGATAAGAACATCGAAGGCTTTTACAATTGAAATTGACGATACGAACGCGGCGGTTGGCGATATACTTTCTCAGCTTGATTTGGATCACCTGAGTAAGCATTCTGTCGGCATTATTACCTGTTTCCCCGATTTTATCAGTTCCGGGGTAATCGCCGCTTTGGCGGAGAAGCTGCCCTTCCCCTTGGCAGGAACCACCACCCTGGCGGGTTCGACCAACGGCGCCATGGGCGAAATGCTTCTCATCCTTACGGTACTCACCAGCGATGATGTGGAATTCAGCGTCGGCCTGACCGGGCCTATTAGCGGCGAGGATGAAAAGCCCCTGCGCCAGGCCTGGGAAAAGGCTGTGGCCGGACGGGCGGAAAAACCTGCCTTAATGCTGAGTTTTGCCCCCCTGCTGCTCAATGTGTCGGGGGACTTTTTTGTGGAGGCATGGTCCGCCATTACGGACAATGTGCCTAACTTCGGTACCTTAGCGGTGGATAACAACCCCGATTACCATGAAGCCCAGACCATTTACGGCGGTCTGGCGTACCGGGATCGGTATGTGTTTATCCTCTGTTACGGAAAGCTTGATCCCCACTTTTTTGTCGGCGGCATTTCCGAGTCGAAGGCCTTTCGGGATAAGGGTGTGGTCACCGCATCAAAGGGCAACCTTTTAAGCGGCGTCAACGGCGTTTCCGTGGCGGCCTATTTGAAGGGCCTGGGGCTTGAAACCGACGAGAAGGGCGATATAACCGGGATCAATTCCTTTCCTTTTATTCTGAATTATAACGATGGGACCCGGCCTATTATCCGGGTAATGTTCGCCATTGCTCCCGACGGTTCGGCGGTCTGCGGCGGCTATGTCCCCGAGGGAGCTACGCTGATGGTGGGCGCCATTACTGCCGAGGAAGTACTTACCACCACCGAGGCGGTGCTGAAAGAGGCCCTTGCTTCCGGAAAGGAACGATCCTGGCTGATGTTCAGCTGTGTAGGCCGTTTCTTTGCCCAGGGCTTCAATACCACTGCGGAGATGGAGAAGGTAGAATCCGTACTCGGCGCCACATCCTTCCACCTTGCCTATTCCGGGACGGAACTCTGCCCGGTTTACGGAAAGAACGGAGCCTTAACCAACCGCAGCCATAACGATACCATGGTGATCTGTGTCCTCTGA